From Brassica rapa cultivar Chiifu-401-42 chromosome A06, CAAS_Brap_v3.01, whole genome shotgun sequence:
ATGTTTCTTGTTTGATTCCCAGTTCCTCCTGAAGAACGCTTTGCGACTCAGTTGCAACAGCTGCAAGAAATGGGATTTTATGACAGAGCAGAGAACATAAGGGCTTTGCTTGCAACCAATGGAAACGTTAACGCTGCTGTAGAACGACTCTTGGGAAGTATTGGCCAGTAGCAGCAGCAGGTTCGTGAACTGATTTGTCTCGTTTCATCCATGTCTGTGGTATTCTCTCAGTTATAGAATAAACAGCCTTTAAAAATGTGTTTCAGTAATGATGATATTTATGGaattcttataaatttatatttatgataatatCGTGAAACTTGTGGATAGATATTTTGGGTCTTCGTTGTTTCATCTTTCAGTTCTATTTGAGTTGTGTTGCAACATGTTTCGGAACTTGGAATGACTACATTTACGTCCATCTTATAGATCTGGCTGTAACTGGTTCTCTTCAGTAGAAATGTCATGAATAAAAAGAATGAATACTTTTGGAATaggaaaaaatagaatgatgaataAAATGGAATTGAAACTGAAATTATGAATGAAATTGTTGATTCCACTCATTCCATTTATTTACGAAAGTTTATTTTGTGGAACAAAAGGAATGAATTTTACAaaggatttttatttttgtttcattctaAAAATGGAATATATGAAATTGTTTTGGAATGGTATTCATTGTGactggtaaatattttatggaATGTTATGGAATGATGTATTCCAAACAAATTTATTCTACAAAATTGCATTCCGGTTACAGCCAGAGTTCATTGTGATATGTGTTTTTAATCGTTAGAGATTCCAATGAGGTTTTGTTGCACTTTGGGAGAAATATCGTGGGTAATCAAAATGAAACCGAATCAAGCAACAAAAAATTTGGTTTTAACTTTTGATTTGACTTGATTTCTTCCATTATAATTTAAGTTTATTCCAAAAAGTTTTCTTTTATGAACGAGGAGGAAATGAACAAATTTTACggaaaatcaagaaaaatttatgaaaatcaaAAGATTGGAAGCATATTTAATACTCACTTGGAATAGTAAAGGTGGGCAAATAAATAGAATCCTTGAATtcgatcaattttttttgggcaattgtcaataatagcaccttttgaagtttatgtcacaaaaagagcactagaaggagaaagtcacaaaaatgacattcattaaagggtaagaTGTCCCTAATAtccttggtttaaattaaataaacaaacaaaaataaataaaaaaataaaaaaaataaaaaaataaaaaaaataataaaataaaaaaaataaaatttttttttatagtttcagattatatgttttcagattcgaaatttttataatttttttttaaaaaaaatttttgaatttttttttatttttttttcagattttctttttatagtttaaaaataatttttgaaactgttttataaatttttattttttattttagtatttattttttataaaattttaaaccctaattccaaaaccccacccccttaactctaaaccctaaggtttggattaattaacccaaagggtataagtgtatatttacctctttaatgaagcctatttttgtgactttgagccttgagtgctactttgggaacaaaaacttggtttggtgctatcctagtctttttctcatttttttttgacagcaagacattcacagactcatattgactctgcaaACCAAAttggtaactccgcatccatgtgaacaacgaaagacggttgttttctagcattttttcatacattttttcTGAATCAGATCCGAATCCGAATGAATATTTGAAAAATGCAAATATTCAGAATTTTAGAAAATACTCATATTAAATCTGAATTAAATCTTgaataagtatttaaaatactttaaaatttcATTGAATACCTAAATTTGAACCAAACTTTATAATATAAGAATGTGGTTGAAATTCATTAATCCAAACACTTGAAACTCAactgaacccgaaccgaaaccTGACTAGTCTCCCAAATTGCCAACCTAATGTAAATTCTTACATGAGTTTTAATAGTACAAAAGTAGTATGTAAAGACTTAAGTCATTCGCTCTAATTAACACCAATTTGTTTTAAGTTGAAATTCAATAAAACTTAACATCATCAAATGTCCTAAACctaactaataaaaatgtttaataatcaATCCACATACTCTTATAATTCGATTCAAAAGTGGCTTGCGCTCTCGGATGCGACGATGTGGTCTGCAATATTAATTTCTAGAAGAACCATTATTTCGATGAAGGGTATATAATTATGTAGCAATGAATGGATCATAACCTTTTAATTTCTAAAGAGTGTGTCAATATAAATTCCacatcaaaaattttaaaagaacaaGTAATTTGATCCATTCCATTTACCATCAACTGGTTCTAAGTTGGAATTTCAGAAAATTTAACACATATCTAATTAACAAATAGACACGAGAGAGGCAATGAAGAGCGCATGATCTAGTGGTTAGCTTCAAATGAGTATAAGATTGGTTATATGTGGGTCAAGATTAAGGATCGATCGAGGTTACTGTTTATGTACATCgttttgtctttctttttttttttttatgaacgttgttttgtcttttttcttgCCGCTATAGATATCGGAAAATGCCAACACTATCCGACTTTGTGTTGAATAATGTCTATTTGTTCTCAAACCACACAAATAAAATGTGGGAAAAGAgagtaataaattaataataagatAAATGGAGAAAGATCTAGAGAATTCTATTCTCTGTATAAATATGTAATGGCCCTGTTGTGTAATTTAAGCTAATAAGAAATCAGTTTCCTACTTCATCTTTCTCTATCTTCTACTACCTCTCACTCATACGTTCTACACAAACAttcctctgttttcttttctttgaacaagaccaaaaacagaacaaGAGAAGCATGAAGAAAACCTGCAATTTTCTGCAGTTTgcaacatggtatcagagctcctGCTGATCTCTGGAGCCTTCCTGAACAAGACTGAAGAAGCTTGAACAagtctgaagaagaagagaacaagacAGAACTAGAAATcaaaagaacaagaagaaaagaaggagAACAAGAAGAACAAAAACACATGGCGTCAAACCTGCAATCTTCACAACTTGTAGCTGTCTTTGAAGGAAATAACTATGAATTCTGGGCAGCTAGGATGAAGACAACTCTGATGAACAGAGAGCTTTGGGAAATAGTTGAAGAAGGACTTCCTGAACCACCATCTAGATCACCGGAGATGTCTGGAGCTGACTATGCAAAAGACCTTGGAGACTGGCGATCCCGTAAGACGAAAGACACAGCAGCTCTACAACTCATTCAACTTGCTGTAGCTGATGTTGTCTTTGACAAAATTCTTTCTGCAACCTCAGCCAAGCAAGCATGGGAGCTTTTGGAACATTCCTATCAAGGTAATGAAAAAGTAAAGATGGTTAGACTACAAGCCTTGAGAAGAGATTTTGAGAATCTGAAAATGAAGGAAGGAGAAAAGGTCAAGCCTTACTCTGAAAGAATCCAGGCTGTAGCTAATCAAATGAGAGCTCTAGGTGAAGGAAGATCAAACTTTGATTTGGTAGTTAAGATTCTAGCTTCTATGCCCAAGAGCTATGCTCCATTGTCATCACTGATGGAAGAAACTAAAGATCTCAAGACAGTAACATTtgctgagttggtgggatctTTGGAAGCTCATGAAAAGAAGTTCTTCCCTGAAGATGAAGAAAATGGTGAAGGTGCATTCCATGCACGTTTTAGAAGCTTGAAAGTCAGAGATAATGGCAAGACAAGTTACAAAGGAAAAGGGAACAAGTGGTGTCATTTCTGCAAGAGAGACaaccatgatgaagatgaatGCTACTTCAAAAATGGAAGAAAGAAACCAGAATCCAACAGTCACAAAGGTACAAGAGAATGTTACAATTGTGGCAAGCTTGGTCACTTTGCAAGAGATTGTAGAAGCAAGAAACCAGAGCAAGCACAAGTCTCtcatgaagatgaagaagaagaagaaaatcacTTGTTCACTGCAAGACAAGAAGATGAAGACTCAGGTGAAGAAAACGTTTGGCTCATTGATAGTGGATGCACAAATCACATGACTCCACATGAGAAGCTCTTCACAAGAATCAACACAAGCTTCAAAGTTCCTATATCTATTGGTAATGGGGCTGTATTGATTACCAAAGGGAAAGGAGACATTGAAGTCATGACAAAGAAGGGCAAGAGAATCATTAGAGATGTGTTTCTAGTGCCTAAGCTCACCAAGAATCTACTAAGTGTTCCTcagatgattgcaaatggataTCAAGTTACTTTCAAGCAAAAGAGTTGCACCATACATGATCAAGCTGGAAGGAAGATAGCTGAACTGGAGATGGTTAAAAAGAGTTTTTATATCAAGTGGTCCTCAAGTGAAGAAGCAGCAATGGTGACGAGAACTGAAGTCGCAAAGCCCTCAAAGATGCAAATTCTGCAGCCATGTAAGCAACAATTCGTGATGCTAGAGTGTCTAAAGCAAGAGTATAATGATTGTCAATGTTCCAATTCAAGAGGGTGGACTGAAAAGAAGGTCGAAGCTAAGTATAAACCTGTTGAGTTTCAGACAAAGATTGGAGCTGAACTCGAGAAACAGAAAAACTCAGTCATTGTCAAGAAAGAGACTGAGCTTGTTGATCAAAAGGCTGATCACATGATTCAGGAACTTGAGAAGCAGAAGTCTGTGACAAAAGTTGAGTACCAAGAAGGTTCAACAACTGAAAACAGAGAAGCTAAGGTTCAGGTCAAGGGAACCGAAAATCAGAAGTTGGTGATCAAAGAAGACACCAAACAGAAAATAAGAAGCTCACCTGAGAGGGAGCAACAGCTGGTTGGAAAAACAACTAGAGGAGATGTGAAGAAAGCTCATGGGAAGCTGGAAGAAGATATGGAGAAAACTCACAAAAGAATGGAAGAAAAATCAGTGAACAAAAAGGGTTCTGATAATGAAGCAAGAGGGAGTCTCAGCAAGAGGGAGTTTCATGATTTCAGTTTCAAGGGAAACTCACCAAATAAGACAGTACATGGAGAAGAAATTCAAAGCTCAGTTAAAATCAAACAAGATCAGAATGAAGTCAAGGAAGGAAACAAGAAAGTGAACGTTCCAGAGTTGCATAATCAGAACAAGGTGGAGACTGAAAAACCAAAAGTTGGAATGCGTTATGTTGATGTCGTCAAAGGGATTGGTCCATAGGTTTTGGGATCAACCTGGTTTGAGGAACAAAAGGCAAGAGGGAGTGTTGAATAATGTCTATTTGTTCTCAAACCACACAAATAAAATGTGGGAAAAGAgagtaataaattaataataagatAAATGGAGAAAGATCTAGAGAATTCTATTCTCTGTATAAATATGTAATGGCCCTGTTGTGTAATTTAAGCTAATAAGAAATCAGTTTCCTACTTCATCTTTCTCTATCTTCTACTACCTCTCACTCATACGTTCTACACAAACAttcctctgttttcttttctttgaacaagaccaaaaacagaacaaGAGAAGCATGAAGAAAACCTGCAATTTTCTGCAGTTTGCAACACTTTGTCCATGTCTCGGGATTAATCCAGGTTTTGATCCGAAAGCTATCcttattataaaagaaaaaagaaaaaaacagaaagagaaagagagagagacagagagatacATCATACATCGTGCGATAAGAATGTGTATATAATGTTAAATATATGATGTACACGAGGATTCAACTAACAATATTTACACATGTAATTAAGTCTTATAAAGGAAGTGAAGATTATTTAAAAACTTCAGTGGCCTTTGGTTTGGTCATGTCCTGGACGCGACTAACAGAGAATAATCGTACGATAAAGAAGGACGACGGCTTCCCAGATCATTGAGAGTCATTTAATTAAGCGTGACCCTTTAAAGATTTTGTAATGTGTCCAATCACATATTCATCAGATACAGACAAATGTTATGTAGCATTAACACTTTTGATATGAAATTACTTAAGAATGCTATGTGTTAGTGTCCGATTGGAGACTAGAGCATGTCTACTACCTTTACTTACATCGTTGCTCAATTTTGTTTTAAGCTTCACTTTGCATGATATGGTTCACATTTAATTCATACACTAGAATATTATTAAagatatcaaataaaaaaatagagcaGAACATAAAACCTAATGGATTGTATTAGTATTGTTGTCGTGTATAATTATATAAGTGATAAAATGTTTCTTTTTCATGATTGAGACAACTTCTGAAGTGTTTtccaagttttttttgttgaactTTAAAGGAAGATTTGAACTGCTATCAAATTTGTTCCATACATGCAAAGAATACTAGCTAAGACGAATAACTAGCAAAGATTCACTACTCATGGTTTGGTTAACTAATCAGttctaaataactttttttttctgtggaaAATACTAAGACGGACAACCCGGCACGAAGTCTTTTAACATCAATGATTCACATTGATTAAGTATTAATTGACGGTTTTGTTAGCTTAACcgttcattttttatattttcgtgtgcaaaaaaatacttaaacaaACGGCCTGGCACAAAATCGTTATACATTAATGGTTTATGTTGATTCTATATATAATAGTTTGATTAGGTAAACTGTTCTATATTTCTTTCTTATATTTACGTTTATTGTAAAATAGTAAGGTCTGAATAGGGCTGGACAAAAAACCCGGATCcgaagaaccaaaccaaacacaaTCCAAAAAAAGTAGTATCGAACCCGAACTGAAAtgggtttaaaattttgatatctaAAGAAACGAAACCAAATCCGACCCCAATCGAAGTATCCCGAGTACCCGAATGTAaccaaaatagatttttatacctaaatatattatttattttagatttaatatatatatattaaaaacatccaaaatatataagatacttttaagttgtctaaaatacttgaaaatatatataaatagtcaaaagtaaatgtttaaaatagttaaaatatattcaaaacaccaaaatacttgaaatatctattgatttgctatccaaatattcaaatcaaactaatttatatgttaattttaggtattttgacatatattatacaaatttatatgtaatgtattattttgttttatagattttgaaaaaaattaagcatataataaatattaaaattttaaaaataatttaaatggattatccgaacccgaaccgaattcGCAAAGATCTGAACTaaacccgaactgaaatttaaaaatacccGAATGGGATTGAAATCTTTAAATCCGAAAACCCAAAACCTGAATAAATCATAACCGAACCCCGAACGCTCACTCCTAGGTTGAACATGACTTTGAGGTCAATAGGAGAGATTCTTACCAACTGAGCTATTAACATTTACACATTCATCAATCACTTTAATCATTTACAGGATGCACTTTTCAGATGCACAAACTAACGTCACCTTAAAGTACAATTCCAGGAACATATTTGACGATGATATTTTCTAAGTTTACTTAATCCCCTGTACCGAAACATAAATGGCAAATCCAGGATGTTAAATAAACTTTTGATTTTAAAGATTAATGAGAATGGGAAAACGAAATGCATAATCACGAATTTTTCTGCCATTGTGAAATTATATACCGGTCACACGCAGCCTCCGTTTTATAAAGAGACGTTTCAAGCTGTCaaactagttttttttcttgatcaACCAAACTAGGGTTTATGTCAGGAAGAAATAATCATAAACTgaaaaaataacttttgaaAGTCAAAGTATTAGCGTCACCTGCCGAATGTAAGAAGACATGTCTTCTGTAAGTATCTTTCTCCTACGGTCTACAGCCAATTTTAACCAAAGTACGCACGTACGCATACGTGACCATTAAAAAATGATTGATAATCTTAtatctaattaattaatttaaatattttattattatgtacttgtcaatttctaaaataattggATCTGGCAAAAAGATGGCAAGATACCAACCAGACCATTAGCAAGATCATTAGCAACTCAACTCAATTTCTAAgttcatttctctctctctttgatcTTTTTTGCAGGAAAAAAAAAGCAGATCAAGTTTGATTTGTCTTTGGAAACCaagaaactgtttttttttttctgctggGTCCACTTGGTTATCGGGAAAGAATCTTCAAGCCCATATCAGTCACCTTACCTTATTAGAGATTAAAATAGACTAATCCCACCTCCAATCAGCCACTTGTGTccataagagaagaagaagaagaagagcagaaAATAAGAAACACCATTCAACAGAAGACAGAAAGCTTTGTGAGAATTTGCTCATCATTTATATGATCAGTAATGTCTTTCTAATTACACAGAGGTAACCAAATCTGTGTGTTTATGTgtgtctttctctctctttcttttctgcAAGAAATCATCTTAACGTTGGTAACTTTTCCTGAAACCTTTACTAAATCTCTTTGATTTTCTTTtggctttttttctttttttcaatcAGAATGATTTTGGAATTGGGTTTGGTTTTTCTCAGAAGACTTTTCTTTGATTTACTGATTAGAGCTTCAATGACTTTCCTCTGGAGACTTTCAATGTCCATACTTAAAATTGATGGCACTACTTTGATTGGTTACCCTATTTTAAGTCAACTCTCCATTGAAAGAGAAGCTGCTTATATATAATCTTTGAAAGTTGACAAAACACTGTTTTGATTCTTCTCTTGTTCTTGGATGGGTTTTTTGATGAAGTTTTCTGCATCTTTTTTCAGATTTAGCTTGTAGAGGAGCATTAGTCCTCTGGACTTTTCTCTTGTATCTATCCACCTTCAAGACGCTTATAAAGAAGCACGATAGCTGAGCAGTCTTTGAGAACTTGAGGGCTTTAGTGTGATCTGTTGGATGCCAGATTAGAAAGaattaaaaaggaaatatgGAAGAGGATGGTGGCAGTGATGGAGGAGAAGGAAATGGTGGGTTTTCACCTAATTCTAGCTTTGGGGCATTCCCTGAGATGCCTATGGATTTGGATTTGGATGAGCTCTTTTTTGATGGATGTTGGCTAGAGACAACAGATTTAAAACAGTCAGAAGAAACTGCTTCAGCTTCAAACGCCGTGAATGACAACACCCCTTTCCTCTACTTTTCTGAGAACTCATTTCAAGAAAACGTTTCCAACGAAGAAACAGAGAGAACGCCGAATCAAGAACCTTTAAACCAGGTTGCATCAAGTTCCGAGCAAGCAGAAAAGTTTCTACTAGAGGAAGCTGAGGTGGCAAGGCGTTGGTGGATTGCTCCAAGAGGAAGTGAAGGcccttcttcctctgtgaaggaGAGACTCTTACGAGCTATAAGCGGTCTCGACGAGGCCGTGCCAGATAAGGACTTCCTTGTGCAGATATGGGTGCCATTTCAGCAGGAAGGGAAGAACTTCTTGACCACTTTGGCTCAGCCACATTTATTCAACCAAAAATACTCGAGCCTTGCGAAATACAGACATGTTTCAGAGACTTATAACTTCCCTGCTGATGAGGGCTCGAAAGATGTTGGTCTCCCCGGCCGAGTTTTCCTGCAGAAACTGCCTGAGTGGACTCCTGATGTACGTTTCTTTAGGAGTGAAGAGTATCCGCGCATCAAAGAAGCGCAAAAGTGTGATGTCCGTGGGTCGCTTGCTGTCCCTGTGTTTGAAAGAGGTAGTGGGACTTGTTTGGGTGTTGTTGAGATCATCACAACAACTCAGAAGATGAATTACCGGCCAGAACTTGAGAATATCTGTAAAGCTCTTGAggtttttctctttctcttaccACACATGTTTAGACAAATACCACCACTAAGACCTTAGAATGAATGTCTGTTTCAGTGGAGGGCCTCCTGTTTGTGCTCTTTagaaagaatttaaaaaaaaaaggatcttCTTGTAACACCCCGACCTGGGATTTGCTGTTAAGGGGACTCGATTTTAAACGGTTTTAAGTGATTTTCAAAGTATTTCTGGTTTTGGATACGACTTTGGGTATTAATAAATGGAGATTTCAGAGATTGAGTTATCGAGATTAAATACGGGTGttacattttggtatcagagtgGGTTCCGTTCCGGCCCTAAcggttttaaatgatttttttaaagtatttctGGTTTGGAGACGACTTTTGAGTATTAATTTCAGAGTTATTAAGTTTAAGTAAGAAAATACTAGTGTTGCACATCTGTTATCTTCTGCATATGTTTGGACTGAGATTGCTTTCATCTATCTTTCTGTATCCATATTCCTTATCAATTTGTATGTGACAAGAGTAAGAAGTTTTGTTAGTGTATCCACAATATCTTAAAGATGCTTCTATTTTTGCAGGCTGTGGATCTAAGGAGTTCAAGTAACTTGAAAACTCCAAGCACTGAGGTGCATTAACTTTACTCTTTACTTCATTCACAGGTCCTAGAAACAATGACATGCATTACTTACTAAGGTCATAccccatgttttttttttcagtttctgCAGGTGTATAATGATTTCTACTATGCTGCTTTACCTGAGATATCAGATTTCTTGGCCTCAGTCTGCAGATCATATGATCTCCCTCTAGCTTTGTCATGGGCCCCGTGTGATCGGCAGGGGAAAGGTGGATCTCGACATTCTGATGAGAACTTTTCTCAGTGCGTTTCGACAATAGATTCCGCTTGCTTTGTCCTGGATGACCAGAGCAAATGTTTTCTGGAAGCATGTTCTGAATACCATCTTCTCCAAGGGGAAGGCATGGTTGGGAAAGCATTCAAGGAGACCAAACTGTTTTTTGTGCCTGAAGTGACCATATTTAGTAAGACCAACTACGCGCTTGCGCACCATGCTAAAGTGTCTGGACTACACGCTGCTTTAGCAGTCCCGTTAAAGGGCAAAAGCAATGGTTTGGTGGAGTTTGTGTTGGAGTTCTTCTTTCCAAAGTCCTGTATTGACACTGAAGCGAAAGAGAAGATGCTTAAGTCACTGTCTGTGACTCTGCAGCAGGATTTCAGGAGTTCAAATCTTGTCATTGACAAAGATTTAGAGTTGGAAGTCGTATTGCCTGATGGAGAGGACATGGTACTCTCAGAGAGCCCACTAAATGGAGCAGAAACTGAAGAGTCTTTGAGAGAAGTTCATATGCAAGACTCCTCCCAAATGATAAAGGCTAACGAGAAGGGTAAAGATAAAAAAGATGAATCCAAGCTCTCATCTGGCATGGATAACAGTCAGCTTGATTCAGTCCCCAATAATGTTCCTTCAGGAGCTGAGCCAGGAGGACTCAGAGTCGACGCAGGTCCAAGTACCGAACCAGCTTCCACTGGTGGTGGGAGTATGTTAGGGAGTAGAAGACCAGGGGACAAGAGAAGATCCAAAAATGAAAAGATCATTGGCTTGGAGGTTCTTCAACAGTACTTTGCAGGAAGCCTCAAGGATGCAGCCAAGAGCATTGGTGGTAAGAAATCGCTGCACACTTTTAAACATAGttattgcttcttcttttttccgaTACCAAAGCCCGTAATCCTTCAGGCCCGAAACCACatcatgtaatattagtttcgttCCAGAGGTCACTTGGACAGTGTTGTGACAGAGTTTAGTTCTTATGTTGCAGTTTGTCCAACTACCTTGAAAAGGATATGCAGGCACCACGGAATAACAAGATGGCCTTCCCGGAAAATCAAGAAGGTTGGGCATTCGTTGAAGAAACTGCAAGTCGTTATGGACTCAGTTCAAGGTGCACAGGGATCTCTCCCACTCGATTCATTCTACTCAAGCTTCCCTGCGTTGAGCTCCCCAAATATGTCCAGTAATGGCCCTTCCTTGAAAAATAAGGAACAGATACAGCATTTGGCAGAGGATAAACCAGCACCAAGGTCACCATCATCTTCTTGCTCTGGTTCAAGCACCAATACTGCAAACACTCTGCAGGTTGCTGAGGAGGCTGATGCTGTATTAAAGAAAGCTCACAGTGAGGCCGAACTTCACAAAACATTCAAGGAGCCTCCTCTTCTTGAAAATTTAGCAGGTAGTAGTAGCAACAAGAGCTTAAGAGCTGGAGGGGGCATTAAAGTGAAAGCAACATTTGGTGAGGCCATAATACGGTTTACTTTGCCTCCGAGCTGGGGCTACAGAGAGCTGGAGCAAGAGATTGCTAGGCGTTTCAGCATAGATGACGTTTCCTGGTTTGATCTCAAGTACTTGGACGATGATAAGGAATGGGTTCTTCTGAAATGTGAAGGGGATCTCGAGGAATGTATCGACATACATAGATCATCACAGAGCCAAACAATTAAGATAAGTCTGCACGACGCTTTTCAAGTCAAACTGG
This genomic window contains:
- the LOC103874190 gene encoding protein NLP1 is translated as MEEDGGSDGGEGNGGFSPNSSFGAFPEMPMDLDLDELFFDGCWLETTDLKQSEETASASNAVNDNTPFLYFSENSFQENVSNEETERTPNQEPLNQVASSSEQAEKFLLEEAEVARRWWIAPRGSEGPSSSVKERLLRAISGLDEAVPDKDFLVQIWVPFQQEGKNFLTTLAQPHLFNQKYSSLAKYRHVSETYNFPADEGSKDVGLPGRVFLQKLPEWTPDVRFFRSEEYPRIKEAQKCDVRGSLAVPVFERGSGTCLGVVEIITTTQKMNYRPELENICKALEAVDLRSSSNLKTPSTEFLQVYNDFYYAALPEISDFLASVCRSYDLPLALSWAPCDRQGKGGSRHSDENFSQCVSTIDSACFVLDDQSKCFLEACSEYHLLQGEGMVGKAFKETKLFFVPEVTIFSKTNYALAHHAKVSGLHAALAVPLKGKSNGLVEFVLEFFFPKSCIDTEAKEKMLKSLSVTLQQDFRSSNLVIDKDLELEVVLPDGEDMVLSESPLNGAETEESLREVHMQDSSQMIKANEKGKDKKDESKLSSGMDNSQLDSVPNNVPSGAEPGGLRVDAGPSTEPASTGGGSMLGSRRPGDKRRSKNEKIIGLEVLQQYFAGSLKDAAKSIGVCPTTLKRICRHHGITRWPSRKIKKVGHSLKKLQVVMDSVQGAQGSLPLDSFYSSFPALSSPNMSSNGPSLKNKEQIQHLAEDKPAPRSPSSSCSGSSTNTANTLQVAEEADAVLKKAHSEAELHKTFKEPPLLENLAGSSSNKSLRAGGGIKVKATFGEAIIRFTLPPSWGYRELEQEIARRFSIDDVSWFDLKYLDDDKEWVLLKCEGDLEECIDIHRSSQSQTIKISLHDAFQVKLGGSFGSTGAS